Within the Beduinella massiliensis genome, the region GCCCGTATGTACGACTTAAAGGGCGCAGCGCTCGGCATCTACGCCCAAAACGGCGGCATGTGTCTGAAAGACGCACGGCTCAGCACCGAACAGTCCGACTGACAAAGACAGGAGGTTTTCCTTAATGAGCACACAGGGTTCCCGCGATTTTCGCCCCCGTTTCCACTATACGCCGCCCAAGGGCTGGATCAACGACCCCAACGGCCCGCTCTACGAGGACGGCATTTGGCATCTCTTCGCCCAGCACTATCCGCACGACACCGTATGGGGCCCGATGCACTGGATTCACGCGACCAGCAAAGACCTTTTGAACTGGGAGAACCAGGGCATCGCGCTCTCGCCCGACGAGCGCCTGGGCCTGATCTTTTCCGGCAGCGCGGTCATCGACAAAGGCAATACCTCGGGACTGGGCAGGGAACGGGATCCCATGATCTGCATGTACACCCACCACGGTGAACACGAGCAGCAGAGCATCGCTTTCTCCGAGGACCGCATGCACTTTACGCCCTACGAGGGCAACCCGGTCATCCCCAACAGCGATCTGCCGGACTTCCGTGATCCAAAGGTCTTCCGCAACGACCTGCTCGGCTGCTGGAGCGTGGTCATCGCCGCGGGGGATCATGTAGAATTTCACGCTTCACCGGATCTTCTCCACTGGCATAAGACCGGAGAATTCGGCCAGGCCGAAAACAAACTGGGCGGGGTGTTCGAGTGCCCGGACCTCTTCCCTCTCCCCGCGCCGGACGGTTCGGTGCTTTGGGTGCTGATCGCGAGCATGGCGCTGCCCAGGGAATTCGGCGGCAGCCGCACGCAGTACTTCCTGGGCATGTTCGACGGCAACACCTTTGTGGAAACTCATCCTTCCCTTCGGGTGAAGCTGATCGACTCAGGGTACG harbors:
- a CDS encoding GH32 C-terminal domain-containing protein; the encoded protein is MSTQGSRDFRPRFHYTPPKGWINDPNGPLYEDGIWHLFAQHYPHDTVWGPMHWIHATSKDLLNWENQGIALSPDERLGLIFSGSAVIDKGNTSGLGRERDPMICMYTHHGEHEQQSIAFSEDRMHFTPYEGNPVIPNSDLPDFRDPKVFRNDLLGCWSVVIAAGDHVEFHASPDLLHWHKTGEFGQAENKLGGVFECPDLFPLPAPDGSVLWVLIASMALPREFGGSRTQYFLGMFDGNTFVETHPSLRVKLIDSGYDNYAAVTFSGAEKPCIIGWGTSWNYAAEEPTGPFCGLMTYARNLALVQTVEGPRLSSAPIVPAFLLCEVPGAASRQPGQQPTVETALPGEQFCLRIEAKGPFCTSLFNAQGETFVVGLDNEKRFFTDRTQAGSRDFSELYRAGLASVTVTPRLQTGDIALTLYFDRCIAEVFADEGTYANTALLFPSKPYTHARLLGEGTLYVGTVQA